Proteins co-encoded in one Novosphingobium sp. PP1Y genomic window:
- a CDS encoding CaiB/BaiF CoA-transferase family protein, which produces MAKPLSGVRVLELARILAGPWCGQLLADLGAEVIKIERPVSGDDTRHWGPPFVISDSGENLGAAYYHSTNRGKRSIAVDIASPAGQQLVRELAASADIVIENYKVGGLKKYGLDHPALSAPNPRLITCSITGFGQTGPYAHRPGYDYIAQAMGGLMSMTGEAGRQPQKAGIAVADLFTGVYSAVAILAALNRRHETGLGAHIDMALLDTQVSVMANQALNWMTSGTVPRRVGNGHANLVPYQAFPTSDGDLVIAVGNDGQFASLCRVLGTGLDNDARFATNPGRIRNREVLLAALEALTATWTRQELADALEDAGVPAGPINELDDVFANPQVIARGMAIARDQRTGVASPIVIDGVRMVSDIAAPGIPETLEEPLTSS; this is translated from the coding sequence ATGGCCAAGCCGCTGAGCGGGGTTCGCGTGCTGGAGCTGGCCCGGATCCTGGCCGGTCCATGGTGCGGACAGCTGCTGGCCGATCTTGGCGCCGAAGTGATCAAGATCGAACGCCCGGTCAGCGGCGATGATACCCGCCACTGGGGCCCGCCATTTGTCATCTCGGACAGCGGCGAAAACCTCGGCGCGGCCTATTACCACTCCACCAACCGCGGCAAACGATCGATTGCGGTCGATATCGCCAGCCCGGCCGGACAGCAGCTCGTCCGCGAGCTGGCCGCCTCGGCCGATATCGTGATCGAGAACTACAAGGTCGGCGGGCTGAAGAAATACGGGCTCGATCATCCCGCGTTGAGCGCGCCCAACCCCCGCCTGATCACCTGCTCGATCACCGGCTTCGGCCAGACCGGGCCCTATGCCCACCGTCCCGGCTATGACTATATCGCCCAGGCCATGGGCGGCCTGATGTCGATGACCGGAGAGGCCGGGCGCCAACCGCAAAAGGCTGGGATCGCGGTGGCCGACCTGTTCACCGGGGTCTACAGCGCAGTCGCGATCCTGGCTGCTCTCAACCGGCGGCACGAAACCGGACTGGGCGCCCATATCGACATGGCCCTGCTCGATACCCAGGTAAGCGTCATGGCGAACCAGGCCCTGAACTGGATGACCTCAGGCACCGTGCCGCGCCGGGTCGGCAACGGCCACGCCAATCTGGTGCCCTATCAGGCCTTCCCGACCAGCGACGGCGATCTGGTCATCGCAGTGGGCAACGATGGCCAGTTCGCCAGCCTGTGCCGGGTGCTCGGCACCGGGCTTGATAATGATGCCCGCTTTGCCACCAATCCCGGCCGGATCCGCAATCGCGAAGTCTTGCTCGCCGCGCTCGAAGCGCTGACCGCAACCTGGACCCGGCAGGAACTGGCCGACGCGCTCGAGGACGCCGGCGTTCCGGCGGGTCCGATCAACGAACTCGACGATGTCTTCGCCAACCCGCAGGTCATCGCGCGGGGCATGGCGATCGCGCGCGACCAGCGCACCGGAGTCGCCAGTCCGATCGTGATCGACGGGGTGCGGATGGTTTCGGATATTGCGGCGCCCGGCATCCCCGAAACGCTTGAGGAGCCATTGACCTCATCCTGA
- a CDS encoding HpcH/HpaI aldolase/citrate lyase family protein gives MKTPANRFKQGLGEGPVQLGFWLALASSNIAEICAGLGYDWLLVDAEHGAQTLPGIADQLRAVDANPPCSAIVRVPSDDPIGIRQILDLGAQTIMVPMVETAEQAAALVKAALYPPQGQRGIGGARAARWGRYPAYVAEANRQLCIIVQIETALALENIEAIAAVDGIDALFVGPVDLAASLGLLGESNFAALSEVTAGALARIRATGKPCGILSRDQRLVQQFLDGGARFVAVGIDAFALAKAAGDMAKEWVARIAGQAAD, from the coding sequence ATGAAAACTCCTGCGAACCGCTTCAAGCAAGGCCTGGGCGAAGGCCCGGTGCAGCTCGGCTTCTGGCTCGCGCTGGCAAGCTCGAACATCGCCGAAATCTGCGCCGGGCTTGGCTACGACTGGCTGCTGGTGGATGCCGAGCACGGCGCCCAGACCTTGCCGGGCATCGCCGATCAGCTACGCGCGGTGGACGCCAATCCGCCCTGTTCGGCGATCGTGCGCGTTCCGAGCGACGATCCGATCGGCATTCGCCAAATCCTCGATCTCGGCGCCCAGACGATCATGGTGCCGATGGTCGAAACCGCCGAACAGGCTGCGGCGCTGGTCAAGGCCGCGCTCTATCCGCCGCAAGGCCAGCGCGGTATCGGCGGCGCCCGGGCCGCGCGTTGGGGGCGCTACCCGGCCTATGTCGCCGAAGCCAACCGGCAGCTGTGCATCATCGTCCAGATCGAGACCGCGCTGGCGCTGGAAAACATCGAGGCGATCGCCGCCGTCGACGGCATCGATGCGCTGTTCGTCGGCCCGGTCGATCTGGCCGCGTCGCTGGGTCTGCTGGGCGAAAGCAATTTCGCCGCCCTGTCCGAAGTGACTGCGGGCGCGCTGGCCCGGATCCGGGCAACCGGCAAACCTTGCGGCATCCTGTCGCGCGACCAGCGCCTGGTGCAGCAATTCCTCGATGGCGGCGCGCGTTTCGTCGCGGTCGGGATCGATGCCTTCGCGCTGGCCAAGGCGGCCGGCGACATGGCCAAGGAATGGGTGGCCCGGATCGCCGGGCAAGCAGCGGACTGA
- the hpaH gene encoding 2-oxo-hept-4-ene-1,7-dioate hydratase: MTSPNRGARPGQSQPTLDPAVVTDLARELDAAEQERKPIRQFTARYPDMTIADGYRISKQWVDLKLARGRTVHGHKIGLTSRAMQQVAGITEPDYGTLLDDMVFEQGGDIPCDRFITPKVEVELAFVLARRIEGPNVTVFDVLRATEYVIPSVEIIDSRTTVVDAETGARRKVQDTISDNAANAGIIVGGLPMRPDKVDMRWIGAMLSRNAVVEETGIAAGVLNNPANGIAWLANRLAPWGQALEPGEVVLGGSFTRPVEARPGDVFNADFGPMGAIGFRFV; this comes from the coding sequence ATGACAAGCCCGAATCGTGGCGCTCGACCCGGTCAATCGCAGCCGACGCTAGATCCAGCGGTAGTCACGGACCTCGCTCGGGAACTCGATGCCGCCGAGCAGGAGCGCAAGCCGATCCGCCAATTCACCGCACGCTATCCGGACATGACGATTGCCGATGGCTACCGGATCAGCAAGCAATGGGTCGATCTCAAACTCGCACGCGGGCGGACGGTCCATGGCCACAAGATCGGCCTCACCTCGCGCGCCATGCAGCAGGTCGCCGGGATCACCGAGCCGGATTATGGCACCTTGCTCGACGACATGGTGTTCGAACAGGGCGGCGACATCCCCTGCGACCGTTTCATCACCCCCAAGGTCGAGGTCGAACTGGCCTTTGTCCTTGCCCGCCGGATCGAAGGCCCGAATGTCACCGTGTTCGACGTCCTGCGGGCAACCGAATATGTCATTCCGTCGGTTGAAATCATCGACAGCCGAACGACAGTGGTGGATGCCGAAACCGGCGCCCGCCGCAAGGTGCAGGACACGATCAGCGACAATGCGGCCAACGCCGGCATCATCGTCGGCGGCCTGCCGATGCGGCCCGACAAGGTCGACATGCGCTGGATTGGCGCGATGCTGAGCCGCAACGCGGTGGTCGAGGAAACCGGGATCGCGGCGGGCGTGCTCAACAACCCCGCCAATGGCATTGCCTGGCTGGCCAACCGGCTGGCGCCTTGGGGTCAGGCGCTGGAACCCGGCGAGGTCGTGCTGGGCGGCTCGTTCACCCGTCCGGTCGAAGCGCGGCCGGGCGACGTTTTCAACGCCGATTTCGGGCCGATGGGCGCGATCGGTTTCCGGTTCGTTTGA
- a CDS encoding alpha/beta fold hydrolase, translated as MTIDTSVREEKITGRGLTSHTLLAGDPSKPAVLLLHGAGPGAHAGSNWLHLMPDLAENFFVIAPDLIGFGQSVIPEPWPDNVMAWIGTRVDQCFGLLDTLGIDKAHVVGNSMGGALTLQMMSEEPDRIDRVVLMGSIGAPGPKTPELVRLLSFYSDPRPSRYRQLMHSFAFDPDKFEGMEEIVNNRYKIATDPEIMKTAVKMIDSMKQGVDTLNMPPSILCKLPHKVLIFHGRQDRIVPLDTSLYLIEHLKHAELYVLDRSGHWSQLERWDVMRPMLEIHFGARSF; from the coding sequence ATGACCATCGACACGAGCGTGCGGGAAGAAAAGATTACGGGGCGGGGCCTGACTTCGCATACCCTTCTGGCCGGCGATCCGAGCAAGCCGGCGGTGTTGCTGCTGCACGGGGCAGGACCGGGAGCCCATGCCGGATCGAACTGGCTGCACCTGATGCCCGACCTGGCGGAAAACTTCTTCGTCATCGCGCCGGACCTGATCGGCTTCGGACAGTCGGTCATCCCCGAACCCTGGCCGGACAATGTCATGGCCTGGATCGGCACCCGGGTTGACCAGTGCTTCGGGCTGTTGGACACGCTGGGCATCGATAAAGCCCATGTCGTCGGCAATTCGATGGGCGGTGCGCTGACCCTGCAGATGATGAGCGAGGAACCGGACCGGATCGACCGGGTGGTGCTGATGGGCTCGATCGGGGCGCCGGGTCCGAAGACGCCCGAACTGGTGCGGCTGCTGTCGTTCTATTCCGATCCGCGGCCCTCGCGCTATCGCCAGTTGATGCACAGTTTCGCCTTTGACCCCGACAAGTTCGAAGGCATGGAAGAAATCGTCAACAACCGCTACAAGATCGCCACCGATCCCGAGATCATGAAGACCGCGGTAAAGATGATCGATTCAATGAAGCAGGGTGTCGATACGCTCAACATGCCGCCGTCGATCCTGTGCAAGCTGCCGCACAAGGTGCTGATCTTCCACGGTCGGCAGGATCGCATCGTTCCGCTCGATACCAGCCTCTACCTGATCGAACACCTCAAGCATGCCGAGCTCTACGTGCTCGATCGCTCCGGCCACTGGTCGCAGCTCGAACGCTGGGACGTGATGCGGCCGATGCTGGAGATTCACTTCGGCGCGCGTTCGTTCTGA
- a CDS encoding TIGR02444 family protein, whose product MPRMNESATDAEAFWAFSLEVYAKPQVAELCIALQDEYGFDVNLLLLGLWVAEMQRKALDAERICELREAVAQLNDNLVHPLRRARRWAKPSDPVAETPRHKIYGALKQVELEAERLVQAEMVETLAAGLQRGGETPTPQAAARASLERYRQSIEAPDSATAPLAQLIVKALPWPVLPGSARAAPHP is encoded by the coding sequence GTGCCGCGCATGAATGAATCAGCAACCGATGCCGAAGCCTTCTGGGCGTTTTCGCTCGAGGTCTATGCTAAGCCGCAGGTGGCGGAACTGTGCATTGCCCTACAGGACGAATACGGTTTCGATGTCAACCTGCTGCTGCTGGGCTTGTGGGTGGCGGAGATGCAGCGGAAGGCGCTTGATGCCGAACGGATTTGTGAGCTGCGCGAAGCCGTCGCGCAGCTCAACGACAACCTGGTGCATCCGCTGCGCCGGGCGAGGCGCTGGGCCAAGCCCTCTGATCCCGTTGCCGAAACTCCGCGACACAAGATTTACGGGGCTCTCAAGCAGGTCGAACTAGAGGCCGAACGTCTTGTCCAGGCGGAGATGGTGGAAACTTTGGCGGCAGGCTTGCAACGGGGCGGCGAAACGCCAACGCCCCAAGCAGCGGCAAGGGCGAGCCTGGAGCGATACCGGCAGTCCATCGAAGCGCCCGATTCTGCCACCGCGCCGCTAGCGCAGCTGATCGTCAAGGCGCTCCCTTGGCCGGTATTGCCGGGGTCTGCGCGGGCGGCTCCGCATCCTTGA
- a CDS encoding cytochrome c: MNKLAILSLVAMLGACKTSPNSVKPDGAENYALNCAGCHNPGPGHPATMLLDQLGRPVPALIGRKDLELDYLKAVVRQGLIEMPPFRPTELSDEEIAEIYAYLKDAEPPAQTPAIPAKGAP, translated from the coding sequence ATGAACAAGCTGGCTATCCTCTCACTCGTTGCCATGCTCGGTGCCTGCAAAACGTCACCGAATTCAGTTAAACCCGATGGTGCTGAGAATTATGCGTTGAACTGCGCAGGATGCCATAATCCTGGTCCCGGCCATCCCGCCACGATGTTGCTCGACCAACTGGGCCGGCCGGTCCCGGCATTGATCGGCCGCAAGGACCTTGAACTCGACTACCTGAAGGCAGTGGTGCGTCAGGGCCTGATCGAGATGCCGCCATTCCGTCCGACCGAATTGAGCGACGAAGAGATCGCCGAAATCTACGCCTATCTCAAGGATGCGGAGCCGCCCGCGCAGACCCCGGCAATACCGGCCAAGGGAGCGCCTTGA
- a CDS encoding FAD-dependent oxidoreductase: protein MTDQARQMAALTAVEAAIGAAAVDRTPQGLARFAISGAAPLGIVLPADETQLAKALEAARTAGGVLQPVCNGAHGLEKAGLDKVIILDLQRMNAILEVNEELAYCLVEPGVTFRQLDAHIKEKGIKLWIDHGGNPDASVAASFVQRQPGYTPYSDHFLMQCGLEVMLADGKLVRTGMGAMPKSTCWQLFKFGYGPWVDGLFTQSDFAVPTKVGMWMMPQPPAHQTFMVTVPKEDQLADLLDVLGPLKLNMVVANGVAVGSALHEAALLGKKRGDYDGKGPMAASAVTAAGEALGLGHWNLYGALYGLPGNVPILWDMVKGAFSSISGARVIADGKGIDPRLWAWRIGAMTGVVADAPAFVPAWSGDQAVAANPVSPVDGEEAMRLYELSRDICAKHEFDYLGEPWRCGVRPIIARSYLLPPRRPKVPPTPTNAPLR from the coding sequence ATGACAGACCAAGCTCGCCAGATGGCCGCGCTGACCGCGGTGGAAGCTGCGATCGGCGCCGCGGCAGTCGATCGCACCCCTCAGGGGCTGGCCCGCTTTGCAATCAGCGGCGCGGCACCGCTTGGCATCGTCTTGCCGGCGGATGAAACCCAGCTCGCCAAGGCGCTGGAGGCGGCGCGAACCGCCGGCGGTGTGCTGCAACCCGTGTGCAACGGCGCCCACGGCCTCGAAAAGGCAGGGCTGGACAAGGTCATCATCCTCGACCTCCAGCGCATGAACGCAATTCTCGAGGTGAACGAGGAGCTGGCCTATTGCCTGGTCGAACCGGGGGTGACCTTCCGCCAGCTCGATGCCCATATCAAGGAAAAGGGCATCAAGCTGTGGATCGACCATGGCGGCAATCCCGACGCCAGCGTGGCCGCAAGCTTCGTCCAGCGTCAGCCCGGCTATACGCCCTATTCCGACCACTTCCTGATGCAGTGCGGGCTCGAGGTCATGCTCGCGGACGGAAAGCTGGTGCGGACCGGCATGGGCGCCATGCCCAAGAGTACCTGCTGGCAACTGTTCAAGTTCGGCTATGGCCCTTGGGTTGATGGCTTGTTCACGCAGTCGGATTTCGCGGTGCCGACCAAGGTCGGCATGTGGATGATGCCGCAACCGCCAGCCCACCAGACCTTCATGGTGACCGTGCCCAAGGAAGACCAGCTGGCCGATCTGCTCGACGTGCTCGGGCCGCTCAAGCTCAACATGGTCGTGGCCAATGGCGTCGCGGTCGGCAGCGCGCTGCACGAAGCCGCCCTGCTCGGCAAGAAGCGCGGCGACTATGATGGCAAGGGGCCTATGGCGGCCAGCGCGGTAACCGCTGCGGGCGAGGCGCTGGGCCTGGGCCACTGGAATCTCTACGGCGCGCTCTATGGCTTGCCAGGCAATGTCCCGATCCTGTGGGATATGGTCAAGGGGGCGTTTTCGTCGATCTCCGGTGCTCGGGTGATCGCCGACGGCAAGGGCATCGATCCCCGCCTGTGGGCGTGGCGTATTGGCGCCATGACCGGCGTGGTGGCCGATGCGCCAGCATTCGTTCCGGCATGGAGCGGCGATCAGGCGGTTGCCGCCAACCCGGTGAGCCCCGTAGATGGTGAGGAGGCCATGCGGCTCTACGAACTGTCGCGCGACATCTGCGCCAAGCACGAATTCGACTATCTTGGCGAACCGTGGCGATGTGGCGTTCGGCCAATCATCGCCAGATCCTACCTTTTGCCACCACGCAGACCGAAAGTGCCGCCCACGCCCACGAATGCGCCGCTGCGCTGA
- a CDS encoding non-oxidative hydroxyarylic acid decarboxylases subunit D — translation MSKTVCPRCATGGALADYQGKEGGKVVWTIHRCPTCCFSWRDSEPDSAIGIGIRSAHFAVDAANLDRYVKILQQ, via the coding sequence ATGAGCAAGACGGTCTGTCCGCGCTGCGCGACCGGCGGCGCCCTCGCTGACTATCAAGGCAAGGAAGGCGGCAAGGTGGTGTGGACCATCCACCGTTGCCCGACTTGCTGCTTTTCGTGGCGCGACAGCGAACCGGACAGCGCCATCGGCATCGGGATTCGTTCGGCGCACTTCGCCGTCGATGCAGCCAATCTCGATCGTTACGTGAAGATTCTCCAGCAATAG
- a CDS encoding non-oxidative hydroxyarylic acid decarboxylases subunit C: MMQDLAKRSRSITSLRDFLELLGDAGQAITWSERVMPEPDVRNIAVAASRDANGAPAIVFDNIAGYPGKRTAVGVHGSWDNIALLLGRPKGTTIRELFFEIAGRWGDAAAQISTVPEGQAPVHECRIESGINLYDVLPVYRINEFDGGFYLGKASVASRDPEDPDNFGKQNVGIYRLQLQGPDSFTLMTIPSHDMGKQIMAAERTGLPLKIAVMLGNHPGLAVFAATPIGYEESEYSYASAMMGAPIRLTRSGNGIDILADSEIVIEAEMQLGERVLEGPFGEFPGSYSGVRKAPIFKVTAISHRKNPIFENIYIGRGWTEHDTLIGLHTSAPIYAQLRQNFPEVTAVNALYQHGLTGIISVKNRMAGFAKTVALRALSTPHGVMYLKNLIMVDADVDPFDLNQVMWALSTRTRADDIIVLPNMPAVPIDPSAVVPGKGHRLIIDATSYLPPDPVGEAHLVTPPTGPDIDELSKKIRAMQLGALQ, encoded by the coding sequence ATGATGCAGGATCTGGCCAAGCGATCGCGGTCCATCACCTCGCTGCGGGACTTCCTCGAATTGCTGGGCGATGCCGGACAGGCGATCACCTGGAGCGAGCGGGTGATGCCCGAGCCCGACGTGCGCAACATCGCGGTCGCCGCATCGCGCGACGCCAACGGCGCGCCTGCGATCGTGTTTGACAACATTGCCGGATACCCCGGCAAACGCACCGCAGTCGGCGTGCACGGTTCATGGGACAATATCGCGCTGTTGCTCGGCCGCCCCAAGGGAACGACAATCCGCGAACTGTTCTTCGAGATCGCCGGGCGCTGGGGCGATGCGGCGGCGCAGATCAGCACCGTTCCCGAAGGCCAGGCGCCGGTTCACGAATGCCGGATCGAAAGCGGGATCAACCTCTACGACGTGCTGCCGGTCTACCGCATCAACGAATTCGATGGCGGCTTCTACCTCGGCAAGGCGTCGGTGGCGTCGCGCGATCCGGAAGACCCGGACAATTTCGGCAAGCAGAACGTCGGCATCTACCGGCTGCAACTGCAAGGTCCCGACAGCTTCACCCTGATGACCATCCCGTCGCACGACATGGGCAAGCAGATCATGGCGGCCGAACGTACCGGCCTGCCGCTCAAGATCGCGGTCATGCTGGGCAACCATCCGGGGCTGGCGGTGTTCGCGGCGACACCGATCGGTTACGAAGAATCGGAATATTCCTATGCCTCGGCGATGATGGGCGCGCCGATCCGGCTGACCAGGTCGGGCAATGGCATCGACATCCTCGCCGACAGCGAGATAGTGATCGAAGCCGAAATGCAACTGGGCGAACGGGTCCTGGAAGGTCCGTTCGGAGAGTTTCCCGGTTCCTACAGCGGGGTCCGCAAGGCGCCGATCTTCAAGGTGACTGCCATCTCGCACCGCAAGAACCCGATCTTCGAGAACATCTATATCGGCCGCGGCTGGACCGAACACGATACCCTGATCGGCCTGCATACCTCGGCGCCGATCTATGCGCAGCTGCGCCAGAATTTTCCGGAAGTCACCGCGGTCAACGCGCTGTACCAGCACGGGCTGACCGGGATCATTTCGGTCAAGAACCGGATGGCGGGCTTTGCCAAGACCGTCGCGCTGCGCGCGCTGAGCACTCCGCACGGGGTGATGTATCTCAAGAACCTGATCATGGTCGATGCCGATGTCGATCCGTTCGATCTCAACCAGGTGATGTGGGCGCTTTCCACCCGCACCCGCGCCGACGACATCATCGTCCTGCCCAACATGCCTGCGGTCCCGATCGATCCTTCGGCCGTCGTTCCCGGCAAGGGTCATCGCCTGATTATCGACGCGACCAGCTACCTGCCCCCCGACCCGGTCGGCGAAGCGCATCTGGTCACCCCTCCGACCGGGCCGGACATTGACGAGCTGAGCAAGAAGATCCGGGCCATGCAACTGGGAGCTTTGCAATGA
- a CDS encoding aldehyde dehydrogenase family protein, which translates to MKNLDHWIGGVAVAPGSGTYFDDLNPVDDSVYARVAAGTAADVDRAVEAADKAFRQHRDLPAAVREGWMVKAAEIMERDAALFSEVLIDEIGSPAAKAGFETRFAVSFLRAAAGVPRRVRGETIPSDTPGRFSMSLRQPVGVVAGITPFNVPLIKGIKQSAMALATGNAFVLLPSEAAPKVADLLAALWREAGVPDGLFNIVYGNGAEIGDALTGHPKVASITFTGSSRVGKHIAGIAARNLKKYTLELGGKSPLIVCADADLEKAVGAALFSIFMYQGQVCMGASRIYVERPIFNAFAKAFAAATAKAKGGDLREPTTMLGPIISERQRDRVRRHIDDARTKGAAILAGAEWNGNCCSATVLSGVTPEMTVFAEETFGPVTSLYPFDSLEEAIDLANDTEYGLSASIFTRDIDKALRFAQQAEAGMVHINAPTLHDEPHVPFGGTKASGFGREGTEADLEIMTEWKWVTVQTAPAGHGGH; encoded by the coding sequence ATGAAGAACCTCGATCACTGGATTGGCGGCGTGGCGGTAGCGCCTGGAAGTGGCACCTATTTCGACGACCTCAATCCGGTCGACGACAGCGTCTACGCCAGGGTTGCGGCGGGCACCGCCGCCGACGTCGATCGTGCTGTCGAGGCCGCCGACAAGGCGTTTCGCCAGCACCGCGACCTGCCCGCCGCGGTGCGCGAAGGCTGGATGGTCAAGGCCGCGGAAATCATGGAGCGCGACGCCGCGCTGTTCAGCGAGGTATTGATCGACGAAATCGGTTCGCCCGCTGCCAAGGCCGGGTTCGAGACGCGGTTCGCAGTGAGCTTCCTGCGCGCCGCCGCCGGGGTGCCGCGGCGGGTCCGCGGCGAGACAATTCCCTCCGACACGCCGGGCCGCTTCAGCATGAGCCTGCGCCAGCCGGTGGGGGTAGTCGCCGGGATTACCCCGTTCAACGTGCCGCTGATAAAGGGCATCAAGCAATCTGCGATGGCGCTGGCGACCGGCAACGCCTTCGTTCTCCTGCCGTCCGAAGCCGCACCCAAGGTCGCCGATCTGCTCGCCGCCCTGTGGCGCGAAGCCGGCGTGCCCGATGGGCTGTTCAACATCGTCTACGGCAATGGCGCGGAAATCGGAGATGCCCTGACCGGCCATCCCAAGGTTGCCTCGATAACCTTCACCGGGTCGTCGCGGGTCGGCAAGCACATCGCCGGGATCGCCGCCCGGAACCTCAAGAAGTATACACTCGAACTCGGCGGCAAGAGCCCGTTGATCGTGTGCGCCGATGCCGATCTCGAAAAGGCCGTCGGTGCCGCGCTGTTCAGCATCTTCATGTATCAGGGCCAGGTCTGCATGGGGGCATCGCGGATCTACGTTGAACGTCCAATCTTCAACGCCTTTGCCAAGGCCTTCGCCGCCGCGACGGCCAAGGCCAAGGGCGGCGACCTGCGCGAGCCCACCACCATGCTCGGACCGATCATTTCGGAACGCCAACGCGATCGCGTCCGCCGGCATATCGACGATGCCCGCACCAAGGGCGCTGCAATTCTTGCGGGGGCCGAATGGAACGGCAACTGTTGCTCGGCCACGGTGCTGAGCGGCGTGACGCCAGAGATGACGGTCTTTGCCGAGGAAACCTTCGGCCCGGTCACTTCGCTCTATCCATTCGACTCGCTCGAGGAAGCGATCGACCTGGCGAATGACACCGAATACGGCCTGAGCGCGTCGATCTTCACCCGCGATATCGACAAGGCCCTGCGCTTTGCCCAGCAGGCGGAAGCGGGGATGGTCCATATCAACGCTCCGACCCTGCACGACGAACCGCACGTTCCCTTCGGCGGCACCAAGGCTTCGGGGTTCGGGCGCGAAGGCACCGAGGCCGATCTGGAAATCATGACCGAGTGGAAATGGGTGACCGTCCAGACGGCCCCCGCCGGCCACGGCGGCCATTGA
- a CDS encoding FAD-binding oxidoreductase, with protein sequence MSRIVPQGVDASTFNKALDELAAVVGKEWVFLDELPLSAYRDAYSPLADGEMLPSAAVAPDGVEQIQKILAVVNAYKIPVWTIGTGRNFAYGGPAPRKSGYVMLDLRRMNRVIEVNEKYGYALVEPGVSYMQLYRHLRQIGSKLWIDPAAPAWGGVMGNALEHGAGYTPYGDHFVMQCGMEVVLADGEIVRTGQGALAGSKHWQVTKHVAGPHFDGMFTQSNFGVVTKMGIWLMPEPPGYKPFMITYQKEEDLEAIFEVTRALKVNQIIPNAAVAVDLLWEASAKTTRRHYYDGKGPLPPSIRAKIASDHDLGMWNYYGALYGPPPVIENNWKVVEDALMSIPGAKVHFDRKNDPAWDYRVRLMRGEPNMTEFSIMNWIGGGGHINFSPISAPSGSEALAQYKLIKQRCNDHGFDYIGEFLVGWRDMHHILMIMYDRADETMRKSAYDLFGLLVDEAAEAGFGEYRTHLAFMDQIARTYKHNDGALWDLHHRLKDVLDPNGILSPGKQGIWPKAMRTSA encoded by the coding sequence TTGAGCCGCATCGTTCCCCAGGGTGTCGACGCATCCACCTTCAACAAGGCGCTTGACGAGCTCGCTGCGGTCGTCGGCAAGGAATGGGTATTCCTCGACGAGCTTCCGCTGTCGGCCTACCGCGACGCCTATTCTCCGTTGGCCGACGGCGAAATGCTGCCGTCCGCCGCTGTTGCGCCCGACGGTGTCGAGCAAATCCAGAAGATCCTGGCAGTCGTAAACGCCTACAAGATCCCTGTCTGGACCATCGGGACCGGCCGCAATTTTGCCTATGGCGGCCCGGCCCCGCGCAAATCCGGCTATGTCATGCTCGATCTGCGGCGGATGAACCGCGTGATCGAAGTAAACGAGAAATACGGCTATGCGCTGGTCGAACCCGGCGTGTCCTACATGCAGCTTTATCGCCATCTGCGCCAGATCGGCAGCAAGCTGTGGATCGATCCTGCCGCACCAGCCTGGGGCGGCGTGATGGGCAATGCGCTGGAGCATGGCGCCGGCTATACCCCCTATGGCGACCATTTTGTCATGCAGTGCGGCATGGAAGTGGTTCTGGCCGATGGTGAAATCGTCCGCACCGGCCAGGGCGCACTTGCCGGATCGAAGCATTGGCAAGTCACCAAGCACGTGGCCGGCCCGCATTTCGACGGCATGTTCACCCAATCCAATTTCGGCGTGGTGACCAAGATGGGCATCTGGCTGATGCCGGAACCGCCGGGCTACAAGCCCTTCATGATCACCTACCAGAAGGAGGAGGATCTTGAGGCGATCTTCGAGGTCACCCGGGCGCTCAAGGTCAACCAGATCATCCCGAATGCGGCGGTTGCGGTTGATCTGCTGTGGGAGGCCTCGGCCAAGACCACGCGGCGCCACTATTACGATGGCAAGGGCCCGCTGCCGCCGTCGATCCGTGCCAAGATCGCCTCGGACCACGATCTGGGAATGTGGAACTATTACGGTGCGCTGTACGGCCCGCCTCCGGTGATCGAGAACAACTGGAAGGTGGTGGAGGATGCCTTGATGAGCATTCCCGGCGCCAAGGTCCATTTCGATCGCAAGAACGATCCGGCCTGGGACTATCGCGTACGGCTGATGCGCGGCGAGCCGAACATGACCGAATTCAGCATCATGAACTGGATCGGCGGCGGCGGGCACATCAACTTTTCGCCGATCTCGGCGCCCAGTGGTTCCGAAGCACTTGCCCAATACAAGCTGATCAAGCAGCGCTGCAACGATCACGGCTTCGACTACATCGGCGAATTCCTGGTCGGCTGGCGCGACATGCATCACATCCTGATGATCATGTACGACCGCGCCGACGAGACGATGCGCAAGAGCGCCTACGACCTGTTCGGCCTGCTGGTCGACGAGGCTGCGGAGGCGGGGTTCGGCGAATACCGCACGCACCTCGCCTTCATGGATCAGATCGCCAGGACCTACAAACACAACGACGGCGCACTCTGGGATCTCCACCACCGTCTCAAGGATGTTCTCGATCCCAACGGCATTCTCTCTCCGGGCAAGCAGGGCATCTGGCCCAAGGCGATGCGCACAAGCGCGTAA